From Ammospiza caudacuta isolate bAmmCau1 chromosome 24, bAmmCau1.pri, whole genome shotgun sequence:
atggaatgaACATGTAATGTTTGTTTTGTGATCTCATCTATACACACCTCAGTCAGAATTTGGCTGTGAGTGAGGCCCAGAAGGCCTGACCAGATGGAGAGTTGGTGGTTCTCTAGATAAGTCTCCCTTTGATCCATGTCCATCAAAACATGCACACTTTTAGCCAAAGATGATTTCCTTTACCTTCTCTCCAAGTGTTTGCCTGGTCTGTCAGCTGTACATCTGTCCCCAGCTGATAACCCTCCTCCTGAATGGGGAATGTGATAAAGCtccatcccttcctgctgccaccTCTTGGTACCCTCCTGAAAGAGAAATTACTCAGTTCCTTCTGAGAGGTTGGAGCCTGTTGCTGCACCAAGAAATCTTCGTGTGCTGTATTGCCAGGGGTGCTGTATTGCCAGCACTTCCACCTCTCTGGCCAAAGGGTTCTGGTGGGTCACTGACCCTTGCATGGATTATTGTGTAAAACAAGGCATTTAAAGTCATGTGGATTTATCTGGTGTAGGTCAGTGCAAGGGCTTTATTGTCTGGGGATTTTCTGCCCCAGGACTGAATGATCTGTTCCTTTGGCTTGTTCCTTAGAGTGCAGTAGCCATAGCAACAGAGGTCTCCCTGAGCCAAATCTTGTCCTTATTTACTGAGGAAGAGATTGGAGTGGAGATTTAAGTTGCTGTAtctctgtgacactgctgggcttcatcacagaatcatggcATGGCCTCAGCTGCAAGGGACCTTGAAGCTCAGTTCAtttcacccctgccatgggcagggacaccttccactatcccagattactccaagcctcatccagcctggccttggacacttccagggctggggcagccacagctgctctgggcagcctctgccaggccCTCCTCgccctcacaggaaagaattttctaacccctctttttctctgaaatttttctctgaaattttcaCCTCTTTGTCTCTGAAATAAATCTATTTCTGTGTTCTTGTGCACTCACACAGTTCTTTACCTCTTTCAGGATGTTTGGGCCAGGCAGAGAATACAATTTCACCCGGCCAAACGAGAAGGGCGAGTACGAGATCGCAGAAGGGATCAGCTCTGCCGTGTTCCGCACCGTGCTGGtaagggcagctctgcagctggggagaaaagaaacaaacaatcTGTTTGTCACACAGCTGAGCCATCTCCAGGCACTCCCTGCAACATTCTGGTTTTAGGTTTTGCATTGtgatttctaaagaaaaaatgtagCTTTGGTATAAGTCCACATTTCAGATATAAGCTCATGTTGCCTTTTACCTTTTCTATGTCCTGCTGTTGTAATTCCTGAGCTGTATCCTGACCTTGTGGttgtatataaatacatattgcTTATGAGATGTTATGAAACCCTGTGCCATGGAAAGGTTTTAACTGGAGCTCATAATTTATCAGACCAAAAACATGTAGATTGTCAGACAAGCAGGGCTATTTTATAAATAGTTTCAGTATCTCTCCAATATTAGTAAGCAAAATAAAGAACTAATTAGGAATTGTCATAGTCCAAGATGTTCATAGTTTTTCTCTCCAAAACCTGTCCTTTTATTCACAGGATTATTACAAAACCGGAATCATTAACTGCCCTGATGGGATTTCCATCCCAGACCTTCGAGACACATGTGATTACCTCTGCATAAACTTTGATTTCAACACAATCAAATGTCAAGATTTAAGTAAGTATGGAGAGAAATCAGCTTTTAGGAGATCATCTGCAGGGCGTTGAGCACTCTGATCCTGATTCAGTGTAGTTTTTAATCTTGAGCTTTAGTTTAAGCATGAACACATGGATTTCACTGGGGCTCAAGTTGCATTTAAACAGCTTCCTTTTGGCTGCTTCAATCCCAAGTGAAGTGACCAAATCCTTCAGAACACAGGCACTTAGCTCCAAAAGCAAATTAAACATTTTAGTCTCTTTTTCTAAcagaggctgagcagagcttgcTGTTACTGCCAACAAAATGATGGCTAAAAGCGGGATTATAACCCCTAACCAAAATGTACCAGAGAATCATGAATAATTTAAGCTAAAGGCTgatgggcagagcaggaaccAAGGATACCGAATCTGGAGAGCAGTAGAATTCCTGGTCTTGAAGGGATTTGATTGGGAGCAGCTTTTTGGTGGGCATGCtggcaaagagaagtacttttAACACAAACAGGTCTGTGAAAGGCACTTTACTGAAATGGGGTGTGTGGTATCATAACACAGGCTGTGGGTGGAATTTCCTGCCCTGTTCTCTGGTGAGTGATCACAGAGAAGGCAGTAAAATGTGCTTTCAAGGGCAGAGGTTGTTGCTGGAAATTCAAGTTAAGTATCATAATGAATTAATTATTCAGTCTATTACTGTTTCACTGCATTGATTGGAGCTTGGtgggtttttaatgggaatgGAATGGTTCTGCAGTGCAATTTGCATCCCATTTGAAATGCAGTCTGCACTTCTGACTTTGCCAGTTCTGGATCTGGAGGCTGTTGATGTGTCTGAACATATGTTGAGCATTTTGTCTGAAGAAGAATCTGGCTGTGCTCTCGGATGGATCTGGGAAGTGCAGAGCTGAGATATTTTCAtgctgcagcaaagctgctgtgctctgtgtctCCTCAGGTGCTCTGTTACACGAGCTGTCCAACGATGGGGCTCACAAGCAGTTTGACAGCTACCTGGAGGAGCTGATCCTGCCCATCATGGTGGACAGCGCGCGGAAGGGCGAGCGCGAGTGTCACATCGTCGTGCTGACCGACGAGGACACCGTGGACTGGGATGAGGATCATCCACCTCCCATGGGAGAGGAGTATTCACAAAGTAAGGGCTCTGCACTCTgttccacacacacacacagccataAGGAAAGGGCACATTCCCAGTCTGGCTTCCTCCAGGAGGAGATGCTGGCATATGGAGCCCTGGTGCTGTTGGAGGCAGGATGCCTGGCTAGTTAAAACTGATCCCAGCACTCATTgtgcttttcctcctgtttctGCCTCCCCTTAGCCTTTTCCAGGCTCCTTAATGAGGGAATATTCTTTGCTTTACACTCCCATCACCACCCAATCTATCGAGACTGTGATTTGCATCTCTGCCCTCCCAAAAGGAAGTGCAATTAATCCCAGTGAGGAAAACAGACACCTGAAATAATCCTTGGAATCCACACCTGGCTTTTGGCACAGCAAAGCATGCCAGAAGCAGGGAGGAGGTTCCTCTTTGTTGATTCTAATCACCCCTTTTATTTCTCAAGTCCTTTACAGTTCCAAGCTGTACAGATTCTTCAAGTACATTGAGAACAGGGACGTGGCAAAGGCTGTGTTGAAGGAACGGGGTCTGAAGAATATTCGCATTGGCATTGAAGGTAAGGTGCTGCTTCAGCAGGGGAAATGCATGTTCAGGTGACTCCACAGTCAGCAAAGCCTGATTTCTTCTGAAATCCAGGCATTTCCTTGTTTACTCTGTGTTTTACATTGATTCTTACAAATCCAGTTAAAACTCAACATGTTTTTCCTTTACCTCTACCGTGTTCCACTGAAATTGGCCAGGGGGCTTAAAAGTTAAAGGAAAGTGAAAGTTACATAACATGTAGGAGAAAGACTTGTCTCCTTAGGAATTAGTAAACGGGAAACAGGAGTCAAATGTTTCCACCTGCTGATCCAAGCTTTCCCTTAGGGAGCTTAGAGAATGCTGAGCTCTGTCCTGAGAGACTTATTTTTATAGTAGCTGTGTTTGCTCACAGAATGGCTGGTGCTGTGAGGCACCTGCAGGCTGACTACACACAGTGCTGCGCCCTCGTGtcagggaatcatggaattgtttaggttggaaaaaccCTCTAAGattattgagtccaaccattaacccagcactgctaaGCCTAccacatccccaagtgccacatccacatgtcttttaaatccctccatcctggacagcctgtgccaTGGCTGGACAACcttggtgaagaaattttctatAATATCCTATTTAATATCCTCcagcacagcttgaggctgttcccttttctcctgtccctgctccctggcagcacagcccaacccccccagctgtcccctcctgtcaggatttgtgcagagccacaaggtcccccctgaggctccttttctccaggctgagcccctttcctgctccctcagccactcctgaTGCTCCAgacctttcccagctctgttcccttctctggacacactccagcccctcaatgtctgTCTtgtgaggggcccaaaactgaacacagtaCTCAAGGTGCCTCAggagtgcccagcacaggggataATCACTGCCCCTGGCACCGAGCTGGATGGACCATGGCTGCTACAgcccaggtgcccatggccttGTTGCCCACCTGGGCTCATGTTCAGCCTTGACTCCTCATTTCTCCCCACATAACCTCAGTACATCCTCATAGTCCCCTTGATTTATCTGgccctttttccttctcatccTCACTGCCTCATCTTTTGGCACATCTGCTCCTGGAGATTTAAGTTTTCCTTCTTGAAGGATGCCCAGCCTTCCAGGACTGTTTTTCGGGATAAAAGAGAACAGTCGTTTGCAAATCAGTAATATTAAACGTGGAATGTGAGCATTTGTCTGGAATCTGAGCATTTATCTGCTCAGTTGTGCGTGTGTCCCACGCTGACCCCACAGTCACTCCTACCTGGGTGTTCAGGAATCCTGTTGTCTCTTTGTGTTTCAGAGAGGGAACTGAGTGTCTCTCTGTGTTTCCAGGGTACCCCACGTGCAAGGAGAAGGTGAAGAGGAGGCCTGGTGGCCGCTCTGAGGTGATCTACAACTACGTGCAGCGTCCCTTCATCCAGATGTcctgggagaaggaggagggcaAGAGCCGCCACGTGGATTTCCAGTGTGTTCGCAGCAAATCCCTGACAAACCTGGTCACGGTGGGGGATGATGTCTCAGAGGACCACGAGGTTATCATGCATCACCCCCCTCAGGTGGATGAACTGGACAGGCTGAATGCCCCCTTCTCCCAAATGGTTGTTAATGATCTACCAGATTAGTGTTGCTCAGGGTGGAGAATCCTGCTGGAGGTGGGAAGTTCTCACCACAGTTTCATCCCAGGTGATGGGACACAGACTCCTGCCAGGTGCTTTATCCTCGTTCATGCTCTTACTACATTGTCATATTTCAAGCATGTTAATAAAGAGCCACACTCCATAGTCTTAATTGTGCAATCAAAAGCAACATCTGCTCAGATAAAAAGGAAATGACCTGTTGTTTCTACTACAAAGGCTTCCGGATTGTGGGTGCTGAATATTTTATCTGAACTTCTGAAAGAAGAGCACAAGTGTGGAAATGTCTTGTGGGACATGAGAGAGGAAATTCTGGGCCTGTCAAGACAAAGCTTTCCTTTGCCATGAGGCACAGCTTTGTTTTTGTGAGTTACAGAGGAGTGAACATCAAAGCAGGACAGATGATATTCTATATCAACCAGCAGAAATGTAGCACAGTGTGACAGCAAAGCCTGAGCATGGAGGAATCTGTTTGCACTGCCACCTGGCTTTGGATCCAGCGTGGTGTACTGCTGCCCTAGGAAGGAGGAAGCAGTTCCATAGGAAGCATATTCACAGGAATTCCCCATCTGTACTTCTCTGTGAGATGGAATCATTGTTTttagagatgttttctgttaaGTTCAGTAAAATGAGTAGATCGTGCTGaaggaaaacccaaaaaagacTGTAGCTGATATTTTaccaataaaataaatctgttaaTAGCCACATAGATGTAAGAAGCTTTCTAGAGGTGACTGTGCATACTGAAGACTTTGTGTTGTCTTCTCCATCCCCCTGCTAAGACAAACAAAGCCAGTGGAGGAGCTCCCAGTTTACTACCTGAGTAAAATCCTTGTTCTCATCAACCTTAGTCAGAATTGCTGTAGACtctccaaggagctgctgcagcagctttaataaaacagcttttcttccccatttgGAACTGACTGGGCCATTTTTCTGTCAGGCAGGTAAGAAATACCAATAGTAAACCCAGCcctaagaagagaaaaatgcacatttttcccattttcacctGGGAACAGCTCCTGTGCTGTTCTGAGTGTGTTATCCTGATCTATGTCAGGCTCTGGGAATTAAGAACAGGCACACTCCAGGCTGGTTTAGCTCAGG
This genomic window contains:
- the KCTD20 gene encoding BTB/POZ domain-containing protein KCTD20 isoform X2; this encodes MNGNCAGGTDWVRNLESSCPVENRTVAAHESEESSVVLGGHSPAVPRTEGLDSECRHNTCPVNPQLCSMLSAPEEPHNCHIPDGNKRQLEYFNAQERHGCCALSSSSSSQTVAPEKVTLVVDGTRFAVNPQIFTAHPDTMLGRMFGPGREYNFTRPNEKGEYEIAEGISSAVFRTVLDYYKTGIINCPDGISIPDLRDTCDYLCINFDFNTIKCQDLSALLHELSNDGAHKQFDSYLEELILPIMVDSARKGERECHIVVLTDEDTVDWDEDHPPPMGEEYSQILYSSKLYRFFKYIENRDVAKAVLKERGLKNIRIGIEGYPTCKEKVKRRPGGRSEVIYNYVQRPFIQMSWEKEEGKSRHVDFQCVRSKSLTNLVTVGDDVSEDHEVIMHHPPQVDELDRLNAPFSQMVVNDLPD
- the KCTD20 gene encoding BTB/POZ domain-containing protein KCTD20 isoform X1, which produces MSRHSSLRKRHQLLTARKPSMNGNCAGGTDWVRNLESSCPVENRTVAAHESEESSVVLGGHSPAVPRTEGLDSECRHNTCPVNPQLCSMLSAPEEPHNCHIPDGNKRQLEYFNAQERHGCCALSSSSSSQTVAPEKVTLVVDGTRFAVNPQIFTAHPDTMLGRMFGPGREYNFTRPNEKGEYEIAEGISSAVFRTVLDYYKTGIINCPDGISIPDLRDTCDYLCINFDFNTIKCQDLSALLHELSNDGAHKQFDSYLEELILPIMVDSARKGERECHIVVLTDEDTVDWDEDHPPPMGEEYSQILYSSKLYRFFKYIENRDVAKAVLKERGLKNIRIGIEGYPTCKEKVKRRPGGRSEVIYNYVQRPFIQMSWEKEEGKSRHVDFQCVRSKSLTNLVTVGDDVSEDHEVIMHHPPQVDELDRLNAPFSQMVVNDLPD